The Microcoleus sp. AS-A8 genome contains a region encoding:
- a CDS encoding fructosamine kinase family protein, translated as MWTEIATHISQITGKTFDIKNRRSVSGGCINQGYAVSSETDTYFVKLNRASQVEMFEAEVLGLKQMLETQTIRVPKPIGVGTAADSAYIVMEWLEFGGSGKTPDWEEMGRKLAQMHQAKPPQPNPELNVGKLLAKRGESSVESSNNQPSTFFGWNLNNTIGSTPQINTWTSHWAAFFAEHRLGYQFKLAQRRGGQFPQQERLLALVPRLLEHQPQPSLVHGDLWGGNAAITKLGEPVILDPATYVGDREVDIAMTELFGGFPAAFYRGYNQVWPLDDGYTQRKTLYNLYHILNHFNLFGGGYSSQANRMIEQILG; from the coding sequence ATGTGGACAGAAATTGCGACGCATATCAGCCAAATCACTGGCAAGACATTTGACATTAAGAACCGTCGGTCTGTCAGTGGTGGCTGTATTAATCAGGGTTATGCTGTCAGCAGCGAGACGGATACTTATTTTGTGAAGCTCAACCGGGCGTCTCAGGTGGAAATGTTTGAGGCAGAGGTGCTGGGTTTAAAGCAGATGCTGGAAACTCAAACGATTCGGGTGCCAAAACCGATTGGCGTTGGTACCGCCGCTGATTCTGCTTACATTGTGATGGAATGGCTGGAATTTGGGGGGAGTGGTAAGACCCCAGATTGGGAAGAGATGGGGCGAAAACTAGCCCAAATGCATCAGGCGAAACCTCCTCAACCTAACCCAGAGTTGAACGTTGGCAAGTTGTTAGCGAAGCGGGGCGAAAGCTCAGTTGAAAGTTCAAATAATCAACCTTCCACCTTCTTTGGTTGGAACTTGAACAACACCATTGGTTCAACACCCCAAATTAATACTTGGACATCTCATTGGGCGGCTTTTTTTGCTGAACATCGGTTAGGCTATCAGTTCAAGCTGGCGCAACGTCGTGGGGGGCAATTTCCTCAGCAAGAGCGATTATTAGCGTTGGTTCCACGTTTGCTGGAACATCAGCCTCAACCGTCTTTGGTGCATGGTGATTTGTGGGGCGGGAATGCGGCTATTACGAAGTTGGGAGAACCGGTGATTTTAGATCCAGCGACGTATGTGGGCGATCGCGAAGTAGATATCGCCATGACGGAACTGTTCGGCGGCTTTCCGGCTGCCTTTTATCGCGGCTATAACCAAGTTTGGCCGTTGGATGACGGTTACACACAGCGAAAAACTCTCTACAACCTCTACCACATCCTCAATCACTTCAATCTTTTTGGCGGTGGTTATAGTTCCCAAGCGAACCGGATGATTGAACAAATTCTCGGTTAA
- a CDS encoding ATP-binding domain-containing protein, with product MPVNEIDQGRKFITTMPIGDSGEAGEQKVWDALKNAFSDRNCIGYWRYPIFSKVGEIRKEPDILLVDREHSLIVIEVKSITIDQIVAIDGHLWQLQNFDTREANPYQQAECQLRALVAYCDREPAIWRKVMGRAMVALPLITQEQWQQRGFDQLPSCPPIIFQDQLGKAGFLERIQQTAPIVPGEDLDDEQWKLLKAVISGAPVLRRSPRTLVSTNGKMRGSVVAAYSQHLFDLDLQQEHIGKEIPPGFQRLRGVAGSGKTILLCQKAAHMHLKHPEWDIALVFFSRTLYDTIIGLLDRWLRRFSNGEIGYDQTENHKLRVLHAWGAKEQPGFYGTICQSHGVRAKTAGETRERQPNRGLADLCKRLSEEMEIEPIFDAILIDEGQDLVSEDDLKYQDKQAIYWLAYQALRPIDSEQPEQRRLIWAYDEAQSLDTLKIPTTKELFGEKLSGLLTQGTQYNGGIKKSEVMRRCYRTPGPILTAAHAIGMGLLRPEGMLAGITDKKEWDRIGYEVVKGKFISGQQITLHRPPENSPNPVSELWGEPIIEFETYGSRQEELTALAQKIEHNLYHDDLKPSREILVIVLGSLSEARELEDKVASCLMEQGIDIYIPTALEVNELNPQWPHHDPDCFWMEGGVTVSRVPRAKGNEADMVYVVGFDHVARNESDVSLRNQLFVALTRTRGWVNLSGVGSYPMYEEMRRAIASGDTFRFTYKRPLKRDIGEGDEG from the coding sequence ATGCCTGTGAATGAAATTGATCAGGGTCGCAAGTTTATTACAACTATGCCCATAGGGGATAGTGGAGAAGCAGGGGAGCAGAAGGTGTGGGATGCTCTAAAAAATGCTTTTTCAGATCGCAATTGTATTGGCTATTGGCGTTATCCAATTTTCTCGAAAGTCGGAGAGATTCGGAAAGAGCCAGACATTCTTCTGGTGGATCGGGAACACAGTTTAATTGTGATTGAAGTCAAATCAATCACCATTGACCAAATTGTTGCAATTGACGGTCATCTGTGGCAGCTGCAAAATTTTGATACCCGTGAAGCTAACCCCTATCAACAAGCTGAATGTCAGCTAAGAGCGTTGGTTGCGTATTGCGATCGCGAACCAGCCATCTGGCGCAAAGTCATGGGACGAGCAATGGTTGCATTGCCTCTGATTACCCAAGAACAATGGCAGCAAAGAGGTTTTGACCAACTCCCCAGTTGTCCTCCGATTATCTTCCAAGATCAATTAGGCAAGGCTGGATTTTTAGAACGAATTCAACAAACTGCACCAATTGTTCCGGGAGAAGACTTGGATGACGAACAGTGGAAGTTGCTCAAGGCAGTGATTAGCGGCGCACCCGTTTTGCGTCGTTCTCCTCGTACCCTTGTCTCTACTAACGGTAAAATGCGTGGAAGCGTTGTGGCAGCTTATTCTCAACATCTCTTTGATTTGGACTTGCAGCAGGAACATATTGGCAAAGAAATTCCTCCAGGTTTTCAACGATTGCGAGGTGTGGCGGGTTCGGGCAAAACAATCCTGCTATGTCAAAAAGCGGCTCATATGCACTTAAAGCATCCAGAGTGGGATATTGCTTTGGTATTTTTCAGCCGCACACTTTACGACACAATCATTGGATTGTTGGATCGATGGTTGCGTCGTTTTAGTAATGGTGAAATTGGCTATGACCAAACAGAGAATCACAAGCTGCGAGTGCTTCATGCTTGGGGTGCGAAGGAGCAACCTGGTTTTTATGGAACAATTTGCCAGTCCCATGGCGTTCGGGCGAAAACAGCAGGAGAAACCAGGGAGAGGCAGCCCAATCGAGGATTGGCAGACCTGTGTAAGCGACTGTCTGAAGAAATGGAAATTGAACCGATATTTGATGCCATTCTCATTGATGAAGGGCAAGATTTAGTATCTGAGGATGACTTGAAGTATCAGGACAAACAAGCGATTTATTGGTTAGCTTATCAAGCTTTACGACCGATCGACTCAGAACAACCCGAACAACGTCGTTTAATTTGGGCTTATGATGAAGCGCAAAGCTTGGACACCCTGAAGATTCCGACAACCAAGGAATTGTTTGGTGAAAAGTTGAGCGGGTTATTAACTCAGGGAACGCAATACAACGGTGGGATTAAAAAATCTGAGGTGATGCGTCGCTGCTACCGCACCCCTGGCCCAATTCTCACAGCCGCTCATGCGATTGGGATGGGTTTGCTCCGTCCAGAGGGAATGCTGGCAGGAATTACAGACAAGAAAGAGTGGGACAGGATCGGCTATGAAGTTGTGAAGGGGAAATTTATTTCGGGTCAACAAATTACTCTGCACCGTCCTCCGGAAAACTCTCCCAATCCGGTTTCAGAACTTTGGGGCGAACCCATCATAGAGTTTGAAACCTATGGTTCTCGTCAGGAAGAATTGACGGCTTTAGCTCAGAAGATTGAGCATAACTTGTATCATGATGACCTCAAGCCCAGTCGTGAGATTTTAGTGATTGTTTTAGGCTCTCTTTCTGAAGCCAGGGAATTAGAAGATAAGGTGGCTAGTTGCTTGATGGAACAAGGCATTGATATCTATATTCCCACAGCTTTAGAAGTGAATGAACTCAATCCCCAATGGCCTCATCATGACCCAGATTGTTTTTGGATGGAGGGAGGAGTAACGGTGTCTCGCGTCCCCCGTGCGAAGGGGAATGAAGCGGATATGGTTTATGTCGTCGGCTTCGATCATGTTGCTCGGAATGAGTCGGATGTGAGCCTTCGTAACCAGCTATTTGTGGCATTAACCAGGACACGAGGCTGGGTGAATCTCAGTGGAGTTGGCAGCTACCCCATGTATGAGGAAATGCGGAGGGCGATCGCCAGTGGAGATACGTTCAGGTTTACCTATAAGCGTCCCTTGAAGCGAGATATTGGGGAGGGAGATGAGGGGTAA
- a CDS encoding isochorismatase, whose protein sequence is MSTQTINPLPLPTHFDAAKVGEVWRVPYQERVAQARNWANQYNIQPTAEDKTRICLLLIDVQNTFCLPDFELFVGGQSGIGAVEDNVRLCEFIYRHLGVISAIAPTMDTHTAMQIFHPIFWINEAGEHPTPAATLITPEDIQQGIWKVNPAIADSLTHGNYSRLQSHALHYVKQLSDAGKYPLTVWPYHSMLGGIGHALVSAVEEAIFFHCIARNSQTRFEIKGNNPLTENYSILRPEVIADMSGSPIAHKNTSLIQYLLEFDAVIIAGQAKSHCVAWTIADLLTEIQQQDASLAKKVYLLEDCTSPVVVPGIVDYSEQADEAFRRFAAAGMNLVKSTEPLESWGEFGTLIQ, encoded by the coding sequence ATGAGTACTCAAACCATCAACCCACTGCCACTTCCCACCCACTTCGACGCCGCCAAAGTGGGGGAAGTTTGGCGAGTTCCCTATCAGGAGAGAGTCGCACAAGCAAGGAATTGGGCGAACCAGTACAATATCCAACCGACGGCTGAGGACAAAACCCGCATTTGTTTGTTGCTAATCGATGTTCAAAACACCTTTTGCCTGCCCGACTTTGAACTGTTCGTTGGTGGACAATCCGGGATAGGAGCAGTAGAAGATAATGTACGGTTGTGTGAGTTTATTTACCGCCATTTGGGGGTAATAAGTGCGATCGCCCCGACGATGGACACTCACACAGCCATGCAAATCTTCCATCCTATATTTTGGATTAACGAAGCTGGAGAACACCCGACACCGGCTGCCACTCTCATCACCCCGGAAGATATCCAGCAAGGTATTTGGAAAGTCAACCCAGCCATTGCTGATAGCCTCACTCACGGAAACTACTCCAGACTCCAATCACACGCCCTACACTACGTCAAGCAACTCAGTGATGCGGGGAAATACCCGTTGACGGTATGGCCTTATCATTCCATGCTAGGCGGGATTGGTCACGCTTTGGTTTCTGCTGTGGAGGAGGCCATATTTTTCCATTGCATCGCCCGAAATAGTCAAACGCGATTTGAAATTAAAGGCAACAATCCTTTAACTGAAAACTATTCCATCCTGCGTCCTGAAGTGATAGCAGATATGAGTGGAAGCCCAATTGCCCACAAAAATACAAGCTTAATTCAGTATTTGCTGGAGTTTGATGCGGTGATTATTGCAGGGCAAGCGAAGAGTCACTGTGTGGCTTGGACAATTGCCGATTTACTCACAGAAATTCAGCAGCAAGATGCCAGTCTTGCCAAAAAGGTATACCTGCTAGAAGATTGCACCTCACCCGTTGTAGTTCCAGGGATAGTAGACTATAGCGAACAAGCCGATGAAGCGTTCCGGCGATTTGCCGCCGCAGGGATGAACTTGGTTAAATCGACCGAACCGTTGGAAAGCTGGGGAGAGTTTGGAACCCTCATCCAGTAA
- a CDS encoding DUF2236 domain-containing protein, whose translation MVELLLGLLAENSLVLHSVVNLFTKQSIMGRYDILHRIQQLDPVQDHCEIYHLMSGYEFPWEIMRSLEVALMRTFCVPSISALLDKTGEFKLRPQKRYDDTGLLTAEIVKWGYESERGTQAIERMNAIHGRFKISNEDFLYVLSTFIYEPIRWNARFGWRSMCEQERLASFYFWREVGKRMHIQDIPETYQELERYNLDYEREHFRYSEPNRRIGEATRDLFLSWFPRILQPAIEPAIYALLDDAIIEACGLPQAPKILRSGVAISLKWRGRILHLFPPRKQPDFFTDSPVRSYPSGYEISKLGSAKSPNQQS comes from the coding sequence ATGGTTGAGCTCCTTTTGGGACTACTAGCTGAAAACAGCCTTGTGCTTCATAGTGTAGTTAATCTGTTTACGAAGCAATCAATCATGGGTCGCTATGATATTTTGCACCGGATTCAACAGCTAGACCCGGTGCAAGACCATTGTGAGATTTATCATTTGATGAGTGGCTATGAGTTCCCTTGGGAGATAATGCGATCGCTCGAAGTTGCCCTGATGAGAACATTCTGCGTTCCCAGCATCTCCGCACTGCTCGATAAAACAGGCGAATTCAAACTTCGTCCCCAAAAACGCTACGACGACACAGGATTGCTTACCGCCGAAATCGTTAAATGGGGTTACGAGAGCGAACGAGGTACCCAAGCCATCGAGCGGATGAATGCCATTCACGGACGATTCAAGATTTCCAATGAAGATTTCCTCTACGTACTTTCCACCTTTATTTACGAACCCATCCGTTGGAATGCTCGTTTTGGTTGGCGTTCCATGTGTGAGCAAGAACGTCTGGCGTCTTTCTATTTCTGGCGGGAAGTGGGCAAACGGATGCACATCCAAGATATCCCAGAAACTTATCAGGAGTTAGAACGCTACAATCTTGACTACGAGCGAGAACATTTCCGTTATTCAGAACCCAATCGCCGGATTGGAGAAGCCACTCGTGACCTTTTCTTGAGTTGGTTTCCCCGTATCCTGCAACCTGCGATCGAGCCTGCTATTTATGCCCTGCTCGATGATGCGATTATCGAAGCCTGTGGGTTGCCTCAAGCACCAAAAATACTGCGCTCAGGGGTTGCCATCAGCCTAAAATGGCGGGGTCGAATATTGCATCTGTTTCCACCTCGGAAACAGCCAGACTTCTTTACAGACTCACCCGTGCGGAGCTATCCCAGTGGCTACGAGATATCTAAGTTAGGCTCTGCTAAATCTCCAAACCAACAATCGTAA
- a CDS encoding mucoidy inhibitor MuiA family protein — MNKTVDTRICDITVYSNQALVTRRGVVQLTGDEHELVITQLPVTLLSESIRVRNSGALRVRLLGVRTERTCATEEVAQKIAQLNQEIGQIEEQKRPVQDGLTLLNLQRNFVKSLSSQYLERLTKFQDPEQMNLNQIRELMDFVGQQYNDFSDAIAQLEKEQKQLDSKLQSLRQQLQQLSGTQPPESFNLMITVEPSAVGELELEISYIVYKASWTPLYDMRLGSSHEKINISYLAEIKQSTGEDWRGVALTLSTAKPGIGTLPAKLTPWYIDVQQPNQFRTPTLSEPASLPSRTLAATMPFAGTTPSTEAMMKSGFEYGFTQTAAPDASKPGGSITYRINSTSYIPSDGVPHKTTILNEDFPCRAEYMALARVSPLAYLQATITNLQAGVMLLAGKVNIFLDQTFVGTTQLDNIAPGQEFKLNLGSDEGIVIQRDLVERQVDPKLMGNQRHRTYAYRLVITNFRECEVKLKLTEQLPVSRHEQVKVRLTLSNPEIEVGEMGMVEWSLTLPPLSGQELYYQFAIEHPPEFTIVGLEI, encoded by the coding sequence ATGAATAAAACGGTAGACACCCGAATCTGTGACATTACAGTGTACAGTAACCAAGCGCTGGTGACTCGCCGAGGAGTCGTGCAGCTCACTGGCGACGAGCATGAACTGGTGATTACCCAACTGCCAGTAACGCTCTTGAGTGAGTCAATACGGGTGAGGAATAGCGGTGCCTTAAGGGTGCGCTTGTTGGGAGTCCGAACCGAACGCACCTGTGCGACGGAGGAAGTGGCACAGAAAATTGCACAGCTCAATCAAGAAATTGGGCAAATTGAGGAGCAAAAGCGCCCCGTGCAAGATGGGCTGACACTGCTCAATCTGCAACGCAACTTTGTCAAAAGTTTGAGTAGTCAGTACTTGGAGCGCTTAACGAAGTTCCAAGACCCGGAACAGATGAACCTGAATCAAATCCGGGAATTAATGGATTTTGTCGGGCAGCAGTACAATGACTTCTCTGATGCGATCGCCCAACTGGAAAAAGAACAAAAACAGCTAGACTCGAAGTTGCAATCTCTGCGGCAGCAGCTTCAACAGTTGTCAGGCACCCAGCCTCCAGAAAGTTTCAATCTAATGATCACGGTCGAACCCTCGGCAGTAGGAGAATTGGAGCTAGAGATATCCTACATCGTCTATAAAGCAAGCTGGACACCCCTTTATGACATGCGCTTGGGTTCAAGCCATGAAAAAATCAATATCAGTTACCTCGCGGAAATTAAACAAAGTACGGGTGAAGATTGGCGGGGTGTAGCGCTCACTCTATCTACCGCCAAGCCAGGAATCGGCACTCTACCTGCCAAGCTCACCCCCTGGTATATCGATGTCCAACAGCCCAATCAGTTCAGAACACCCACCCTCTCAGAACCCGCCAGCCTGCCATCTCGGACTCTAGCGGCTACCATGCCGTTTGCTGGGACGACACCTTCAACGGAAGCGATGATGAAGTCTGGATTTGAGTATGGTTTTACCCAAACAGCAGCCCCAGATGCCTCCAAACCAGGAGGGAGTATTACTTATCGGATCAACAGCACTAGTTATATCCCTAGTGATGGCGTTCCTCATAAAACGACGATTTTGAATGAAGATTTCCCTTGCCGTGCCGAGTATATGGCTCTGGCTCGCGTCTCCCCTTTGGCTTATCTCCAGGCCACGATTACCAATCTCCAGGCTGGAGTGATGCTGCTAGCGGGCAAAGTGAATATCTTCTTGGATCAGACCTTTGTCGGAACAACACAACTCGATAACATTGCTCCCGGACAAGAATTCAAGCTCAACTTAGGGAGTGATGAAGGAATCGTGATTCAACGCGATTTGGTTGAACGTCAAGTAGACCCGAAGTTGATGGGCAACCAACGCCATCGTACCTATGCTTATCGACTGGTGATTACAAACTTCCGGGAGTGTGAAGTGAAGCTGAAACTCACAGAACAGTTGCCCGTCAGTCGTCACGAGCAAGTGAAAGTCCGTCTGACGCTCTCCAATCCGGAGATTGAGGTGGGTGAGATGGGTATGGTGGAATGGTCGCTCACGTTGCCGCCTCTGTCTGGGCAAGAGTTGTACTATCAGTTTGCGATCGAACATCCGCCCGAATTTACGATTGTTGGTTTGGAGATTTAG
- a CDS encoding methylenetetrahydrofolate reductase, which yields MLLESNSHSPVSTQNQFRTAAQSGEFLITAEVAPPKGGDPSHMIKMAQALKGRVHAVNITDGSRAVLRMSSVAASVILLQHGIEPICQMACRDRNRLALQADLMGAHALGIRNILALTGDPLKAGDHPDAKGVFDVESVRLLKLIGKLNSGFDANDKPLTDGVTDLFTGAAVDPQLKSWSGLQSRFERKLEAGAQFFQSQLISDFERLEKFMNEIAAGTNKPILAGIFLLKSAKNAQFINKYVPGVHIPQTIIDRLGEADEPLQEGVKIAAEQVQLARQLCQGVHMMAIKREDLIPKILDLAGVQPLKS from the coding sequence ATGCTTCTTGAGAGCAACTCACACAGTCCTGTCTCTACTCAAAACCAGTTTCGGACGGCGGCTCAATCCGGTGAATTTTTAATTACCGCCGAGGTGGCACCCCCCAAAGGTGGTGACCCATCTCATATGATTAAAATGGCTCAAGCCCTCAAGGGTAGGGTTCACGCCGTTAATATTACCGATGGCAGTCGGGCTGTACTCAGGATGAGTTCTGTCGCCGCCTCCGTCATTTTGTTGCAGCATGGAATTGAGCCGATTTGTCAGATGGCCTGTCGCGATCGCAACCGTCTCGCCCTCCAAGCTGACCTCATGGGGGCTCATGCTCTGGGGATTCGCAATATCCTGGCTCTCACGGGTGACCCCCTCAAAGCTGGGGACCATCCCGATGCGAAGGGGGTCTTTGATGTAGAGTCCGTGCGTTTATTGAAGCTAATTGGCAAGCTCAATAGTGGTTTCGATGCCAATGATAAGCCTCTAACAGATGGTGTTACGGATTTATTTACAGGTGCTGCCGTTGACCCGCAGCTAAAAAGTTGGTCTGGATTACAAAGTCGATTTGAGCGTAAACTAGAAGCGGGTGCACAGTTTTTCCAGAGCCAATTAATTAGTGATTTTGAGCGTCTGGAAAAGTTTATGAACGAGATTGCTGCTGGCACCAATAAGCCAATTTTAGCGGGGATATTTCTGCTCAAATCGGCTAAAAATGCCCAATTTATCAATAAATACGTCCCAGGTGTTCACATTCCCCAAACCATCATTGACCGATTGGGAGAGGCGGATGAACCCTTACAGGAAGGAGTGAAAATTGCTGCCGAGCAAGTCCAGCTCGCGCGGCAACTTTGTCAGGGTGTTCATATGATGGCGATCAAGCGGGAAGATTTGATTCCCAAAATTCTCGATTTAGCTGGAGTTCAACCCCTGAAAAGCTAA
- the trpS gene encoding tryptophan--tRNA ligase — MGKQRVLSGVQPTGNLHLGNYLGAIRNWVEGQSQYENFLFVADLHAITAPYEPATLASNTYNLVALYLACGLDLNDSTIFVQSHIPAHSELTWLFNCITPINWLTDMIQFKEKAVRQGENVNTGLMDYPVLMAADILLYDPDKVPVGEDQKQHLELTRDIVNRINHQFGSPEKPILKLPDPLIRKEGARVMSLADGTKKMSKSDPSDLSRINLLDSPDEITKKIKRCKTDPIKGLEFDNPERPECNNLLSLYMLLAQKTKEEVAAECQDMGWGQFKPLLTEATVAALEPIQQKYQAVMDDQGYLESVLREGREKAEAIANATLLRVKAAMGYSMPL, encoded by the coding sequence ATGGGTAAGCAGCGCGTTCTCTCTGGGGTTCAACCAACTGGCAACCTTCATCTGGGTAACTATTTAGGAGCAATTCGCAATTGGGTGGAAGGTCAAAGCCAGTACGAAAATTTTCTTTTTGTAGCCGATTTACATGCGATTACCGCACCCTACGAGCCTGCCACACTGGCATCTAATACCTACAATCTCGTGGCTCTCTATCTGGCTTGTGGTCTTGATTTAAACGACTCCACAATTTTTGTGCAATCCCATATCCCCGCCCATAGTGAACTAACTTGGCTGTTTAACTGCATTACACCTATCAACTGGCTAACAGACATGATCCAGTTTAAGGAAAAAGCAGTTAGACAAGGGGAAAATGTCAATACTGGCTTAATGGACTATCCCGTACTCATGGCAGCAGATATTTTACTCTACGATCCCGATAAAGTCCCAGTGGGGGAAGACCAGAAGCAGCACCTCGAACTAACACGCGATATTGTTAACCGGATCAACCACCAATTTGGCAGTCCAGAAAAACCCATCCTGAAGCTACCCGATCCCCTGATTCGTAAGGAAGGGGCACGGGTGATGAGTCTGGCGGATGGCACAAAGAAAATGTCTAAGTCAGACCCTTCGGACTTGAGTCGAATTAATTTGCTCGATTCCCCAGACGAAATCACCAAGAAAATTAAACGGTGTAAAACTGACCCGATTAAAGGTCTAGAATTTGACAATCCAGAACGTCCGGAGTGTAATAATTTGCTGAGTCTATATATGCTGCTTGCACAGAAAACGAAAGAAGAAGTAGCAGCAGAATGTCAAGATATGGGTTGGGGTCAGTTCAAACCGTTACTGACGGAGGCGACCGTTGCCGCGCTTGAACCCATTCAACAAAAGTATCAAGCCGTGATGGATGATCAGGGATATCTGGAGTCTGTGTTGCGAGAAGGGAGAGAGAAAGCCGAAGCGATCGCCAATGCGACCTTATTAAGGGTGAAGGCCGCTATGGGCTATTCAATGCCGCTTTGA
- the psb28 gene encoding photosystem II reaction center protein Psb28, whose amino-acid sequence MAQIQFSRGIDEEVIPDVRLTRSRDGSNGTATFIFENPKALDSNSTEEITGMYLIDEEGEIVTREVKGKFVNGQPTALEAFVLIKSPDEWDRFMRFMERYAQEHDLGFTQAK is encoded by the coding sequence ATGGCTCAAATTCAGTTTTCTAGAGGGATTGACGAAGAAGTTATTCCTGACGTGCGTCTAACCCGTTCTCGTGACGGTAGTAATGGGACTGCCACATTTATTTTTGAAAATCCCAAAGCTCTCGACAGCAATAGTACAGAAGAAATCACTGGGATGTATTTGATTGATGAAGAGGGTGAGATTGTCACGAGAGAGGTTAAGGGCAAATTTGTCAATGGTCAGCCAACTGCATTAGAAGCCTTTGTTCTAATCAAATCCCCAGACGAGTGGGATCGTTTCATGCGTTTTATGGAACGATATGCCCAAGAGCATGATCTTGGATTTACTCAGGCAAAATAA
- a CDS encoding molybdenum cofactor biosynthesis protein MoaB, producing MAQQPHPDSAPITVNCAVITVSDTRSPETDKSGQLIQQLLLDAGHSISFYAILKDEPQEIQSQLKALGEHTDVEAVIFNGGTGIAPRDTTYDALEKLLEKTLPGFGEVFRFLSYQEIGSRAIASRAIAGVYQTQLIFSIPGSTGAVKLALQQLILPELMHLVRQLKL from the coding sequence ATGGCTCAACAACCTCACCCCGATTCCGCCCCAATCACAGTGAATTGTGCTGTGATTACGGTTAGTGATACGCGATCGCCCGAAACGGATAAAAGTGGTCAGCTAATTCAACAATTACTCTTGGATGCGGGTCACTCTATTAGTTTTTATGCGATTCTCAAGGATGAACCTCAAGAAATTCAGTCCCAGTTGAAGGCGCTGGGAGAACACACAGACGTGGAGGCGGTGATTTTTAATGGGGGTACTGGTATTGCACCGCGTGATACCACTTATGATGCTTTGGAGAAATTACTGGAAAAGACGTTGCCTGGATTTGGGGAAGTGTTTCGGTTCTTAAGTTACCAGGAAATTGGCTCACGCGCGATCGCTTCACGCGCCATTGCAGGAGTTTATCAAACTCAGCTTATCTTCTCCATTCCTGGCTCAACGGGTGCTGTTAAACTTGCCCTGCAACAGCTCATTTTGCCAGAACTCATGCATCTAGTCCGTCAACTGAAGTTGTGA